The following are encoded in a window of Panicum virgatum strain AP13 chromosome 5N, P.virgatum_v5, whole genome shotgun sequence genomic DNA:
- the LOC120674555 gene encoding transcription factor bHLH168-like, translated as MSKCRRADGEDWRRSWAELADEVAGLELRPDASLGSIPGGPEQRTQGAAAYIKQLKERVDALKRRKEGGGGREGGAAAGAVRMPVVEVRCQDGATLDAVLISEAGRPLKLHEVMTALEEGAEVVSASFSVVADKIFYTIHSQALNPRIGLDAARVSERLHDLLLLV; from the exons ATGTCGAAGTGCAGGCGTGCCGACGGCGAGGATTGGCGGCGGAgctgggcggagctcgcggacgaGGTCGCGGGATTGGAGCTCCGGCCTGATGCTTCCCTGGGTTCGATTCCTGGCGGTCCTGAGCAAAGGACACAGGG CGCGGCGGCGTACATCAAGCAGCTCAAGGAGCGGGTCGATGCGCTGAAGCGGAGGAaggagggcggcggtggccgtgaggggggcgccgccgccggcgccgtgcgcATGCCGGTGGTCGAGGTGCGGTGCCAGGACGGGGCGACGCTGGACGCGGTGCTCATCAGCGAGGCCGGGCGGCCGTTGAAGCTGCACGAGGTGATGACGGCGCTGGAGGAGGGCGCCGAGGTCGTCAGCGCCAGCTTCTCCGTCGTGGCCGACAAGATCTTCTACACCATCCACTCGCAGGCGCTCAACCCCCGGATCGGGCTCGACGCCGCCAGGGTCTCCGAGAGGCTGCACGACCTGCTGCTCCTCGTCTGA
- the LOC120674554 gene encoding zinc finger BED domain-containing protein RICESLEEPER 1-like, which translates to MKVKFAKYWEPKPVPNESSIRRRKEYDFNVVIVIATILDPRRKFDYVEFFYEKVCSNFDQAEKCTKSAQDWLKKYFNEYERLARSDGSAFVSSSSGNTCTVGSPVLGKRVLEEEFADFKSRRRVVRRPKSEIDTYLEEDPAEDSKRFDVLGWWKARADQFPVLSKMARDFLAIPLSTVSSESAFSCGNRILGDTRGSLTPQMLEALVSAKDWLTIVQDKDKDKDGEGILSEAVGVGAGQNMPYFVSMLHVTEESTMNQMD; encoded by the exons ATGAAGGTTAAATTTGCGAAATATTGGGAGCCTAAACCAGTGCCTAATGAGTCTAGCATCCGGAGAAGGAAAGAGTACGATTTTAACGTTGTAATTGTCATTGCCACTATCTTAGATCCAAGAAGAAAGTTTGATTATGTGGAATTCTTTTATGAGAAAGTATGCAGCAATTTCGATCAAGCTGAAAAATGTACGAAATCAGCACAAGATTGGCTGAAGAAGTACTTCAATGAGTATGAACGACTTGCAAGGAGTGATGGCTCAGCATTTGTGTCAAGTTCAAGTGGAAACACCTGTACTGTTGGTTCACCTGTGCTTGGGAAAAGGGTACTAGAAGAAGAATTTGCTGATTTCAAATCTCGTCGTCGAGTTGTTCGTAGACCAAAATCAGAGATTGACACATATTTGGAAGAGGATCCTGCCGAGGAtagtaaaagatttgatgtgttGGGTTGGTGGAAGGCTCGTGCTGATCAGTTTCCTGTCTTATCAAAGATGGCTAGGGACTTTCTTGCTATCCCACTCAGCACTGTATCATCTGAATCGGCTTTTAGTTGTGGCAATAGGATTCTTGGGGACACAAGAGGCTCGCTAACGCCACAGATGTTGGAGGCTTTAGTTAGTGCAAAAGATTGGCTCACTATAGTCCAAGATAAAGATAAGGATAAGGACGGTGAAG GGATCTTAAGTGAAGCTGTTGGGGTCGGTGCAGGGCAAAATATGCCATATTTTGTAAGCATGCTACAT GTAACTGAAGAGAGTACTATGAACCAGATGGACTGA
- the LOC120672162 gene encoding transcription factor bHLH167-like has translation MEMGAKKSRSSSDTATAGKRSSTRSNNSGSSGTTTPAVERKEIERKRRQQMKSLCVKLASLIPKEDCSRDAMTQLGSLDVAAAYIKKLKERVDELQQKRSSAQLMAAGTSGGGGGGSVASTSMATAAASGGARSEEDAAEEAAEAPVVEVVHHHDGSSLDVVLISSVERPFKLHEVVTVLEEEGAEIINANLSVASRKIFHTIHCRAFSPRIGIEVSRVSERLRAMV, from the exons ATGGAGATGGGCGCGAAGaagagcaggagcagcagcgatACTGCAACGGCAGGTAAGAGAAGCAGCACGCGGAGCAACAacagcggcagcagcggcacAACGACGCCGGCGGTGGAGAGGAAGGAGATCGAGAGGAAGAGGCGGCAGCAAATGAAGAGCCTCTGCGTCAAGCTCGCCTCCCTCATCCCCAAAGAAGATTGCTCCAGG GACGCTATGACTCAGCTGGGTAGCTTGGACGTAGCGGCGGCGTACATCAAGAAGCTCAAGGAAAGGGTAGACGAGCTGCAGCAGAAGAGGAGCTCTGCGCAGCTCATGGCCGCTGGCAccagcggaggaggaggaggaggtagcGTCGCCTCAACAtcgatggcgacggcggcagcgagTGGCGGCGCGAGGTCGGAAGAAgacgccgccgaggaggccgcGGAGGCACCGGTGGTGGAGGTTGTGCACCACCATGACGGGTCGAGCCTGGACGTGGTGCTCATCAGCAGCGTGGAGCGGCCGTTCAAGCTGCACGAGGTGGTCACAGTgctggaggaagaaggcgcCGAGATCATCAACGCCAACCTCTCCGTCGCCAGCCGCAAAATCTTTCACACCATCCACTGCCGG GCCTTTAGCCCAAGAATCGGCATAGAGGTTTCAAGAGTTTCTGAAAGACTAAGAGCAATGGTATGA